A genomic window from Vitis riparia cultivar Riparia Gloire de Montpellier isolate 1030 chromosome 16, EGFV_Vit.rip_1.0, whole genome shotgun sequence includes:
- the LOC117933751 gene encoding TOM1-like protein 1, which translates to MSDNLMEKVSALGERLRIGGVEVGRKMSEGMSSMSFKMKELFQGPNQAEKIVDEATAETLDEPDWALNLDLCDMINNEKVNTVDLIRGIKKRIMLKNPRVQYLALVLLETVVKNCEKAFSEVAAERVLDEMVKLIDDPQTVVNNRNKALILIEAWGESSDELRYLPVYEETYKSLKSRGIRFPGRDDESLAPIFTPPHSVSASESNASLAQQIQHDTPIHSFTPEQTKEAFDVARNSIELLTSVLSSSPQQDALKDDLTTTLVQQCHQSQFTVQSIIETAGDNEALLFEALNVNDEIQKVLSNYDELKKPSVVPPEPEPAMIPVAIEPDESPRCAKEDSLIRKPAGSRGGAQGGNNDEMMDDLDEMIFGKKVGGTSEGGHDAKKQQSPKDDLITF; encoded by the exons ATGAGTGACAATTTGATGGAGAAAGTGAGTGCGTTGGGGGAGCGCCTCAGGATCGGAGGGGTTGAGGTTGGTCGAAAGATGAGTGAAGGAATGAGCTCAATGAGCTTCAAGATGAAGGAGCTTTTCCAAGGTCCAAACCAGGCTGAGAAGATTGTGGATGAAGCTACTGCTGAAACCCTAGATGAGCCTGATTGGGCCTTGAACCTTGACCTGTGTGACATGATCAATAATGAGAAGGTCAACACTGTTGATTTAATTCGAGGCATAAAGAAGCGAATAATGCTGAAGAACCCTAGAGTTCAGTACCTGGCTTTAGTGTTGCTTGAGACTGTTGTCAAAAACTGTGAGAAGGCGTTTTCTGAGGTGGCTGCTGAGAGGGTGCTTGATGAGATGGTGAAACTTATTGATGATCCTCAAACCGTTGTTAATAATCGAAACAAGGCTTTGATTTTGATCGAAGCATGGGGTGAGTCTTCAGATGAGTTACGATATTTGCCTGTTTATGAAGAAACATACAAG AGTCTGAAATCTAGGGGTATTAGGTTCCCTGGTCGTGATGATGAAAGTTTGGCCCCCATATTTACCCCTCCCCACTCGGTTTCGGCTTCAGAATCAAATGCCAGTCTTGCTCAACAGATTCAGCATGATACTCCCATTCACAGCTTTACTCCTGAACAAACCAAGGAAGCATTTGATGTGGCACGAAATAGCATTGAACTTCTGACATCAGTGTTATCATCCTCACCACAACAAGATGCTTTAAAG GATGACTTGACAACCACACTTGTACAACAGTGTCATCAATCGCAATTCACTGTCCAGAGCATCATTGAGACAGCTGGAGATAATGAGGCACTGCTTTTTGAAGCCTTGAATGTGAATGATGAGATCCAGAAAGTTCTCTCCAATTATGATGAGTTGAAGAAGCCCTCAGTAGTTCCACCTGAGCCAGAACCTGCCATGATACCAGTAGCCATCGAGCCTGATGAATCACCTCGTTGTGCAAAAGAAGATTCCCTGATTAGAAAACCAGCAGGATCTCGAGGTGGGGCTCAAGGAGGaaataatgatgaaatgatGGATGACCTTGACGAAATGATCTTTGGGAAGAAAGTTGGGGGTACATCAGAAGGGGGGCATGATGCCAAGAAGCAGCAGTCACCAAAAGATGATCTCATCACATTTTGA